One Acropora palmata chromosome 2, jaAcrPala1.3, whole genome shotgun sequence genomic window carries:
- the LOC141864651 gene encoding uncharacterized protein LOC141864651 produces the protein MPTICVAAGCSNQKDKAKGISLHVIPFFEDERPEAKRRRKKWVDFVKQKRAKWQPSKHSVICSVHFKPEDFERRFDCLQQGGKAPPRWLRKDEFGCSVFPIIHAVGKNTIGEPSKREKRMAIKAAMETQRTACSDQSPGKPSAKRAKHARVTATSTSVQSTATCAEEVCKIVGSGDGSPENAQESSKVDASKQAEVIEPAEEAVEAVNKQTQDPAEGCSNCTVLSNKLRKLKNRIVSLEEKAKKWKASNRRSYYCLKVNEEHFQQLDAETEKAAVSEDGGNDAEGGYSCEGDVAEEEEDYEEEVEVAEEVEEDDDASEYDTATETETDTTETETEEEHGDKLNQLSLKNTNIRTEPKHIVFLTQLLLLFKFCHICKADNPTVEASENGTQAIIRTHCNNQKCNKEDLWYSQPQMPGLKIPAATKVFKLFSFMGIGCVSLKTFFKYQRIKLFPLIYLYWQKYQSQMLAKLKSLQTGIVIAGDGRHDSMGHSAKFGAYTIFCCTVPMIIHFSLVQRNQAGSSPAMEFLAFKQCMEFLTAYGLNIGTFISDRHVSIASHMKNVLSHIVHYFDIWHLKKKIHKVLSKIAKTKGCEELAAWIKPCERHLHWSATSTFNGNGRVIWAKFKAFMNHVVNKHSNFEDPLFNKCAHGHLEPRKWLRIGSVVCERLCEALTNSALIRGIKQASPLAQTSCLEGFHSVLNHFAPKMIAYSYAGMYCRHILAAVHSNFNLKREVKHRETDGAERVKVCYPKFKNGEATVRNVRVTQNYDYVEEIFQTFIKVSKDEIIDAAAKLHEKTPAAMNTMLEKQSREEAIKRKEERSQMVVKDVPPTTPVSQVPQGNTQQNNEKRTRTCKKCKNPMKGHKNVLDCPKNKK, from the exons ATGCCGACGATTTGCGTTGCTGCTGGTTGTAGCAACCAGAAAGACAAAGCCAAAGGTATATCGCTGCATGTGATACCCTTTTTTGAAGACGAGCGACCAGAGGCCAAgaggagaaggaaaaaatgggtCGATTTCGTGAAACAGAAAAGGGCAAAGTGGCAACCATCAAAACATTCGGTGATATGCTCTGTGCACTTCAAACCCGAGGATTTTGAAAGAAGATTTGACTGTCTTCAACAAGGAGGGAAGGCTCCACCACGGTGGCTTCGTAAGGATGAGTTTGGTTGCTCTGTGTTCCCAATTATCCACGCAGTTGGGAAAAACACAATTGGAGAACCATCAAAGCGAGAGAAACGCATG GCTATAAAAGCAGCAATGGAAACTCAAAGGACTGCTTGCTCTGATCAGTCACCGGGTAAACCTAGTGCTAAAAGGGCAAAACATGCGCGGGTGACCGCAACATCCACGAGTGTTCAGTCAACAGCTACATGCGCTGAAGAGGTGTGTAAAATCGTCGGGTCGGGCGACGGGTCACCAGAAAACGCTCAAGAAAGTTCAAAGGTCGATGCTTCGAAACAGGCAGAAGTAATCGAGCCCGCAGAAGAGGCAGTGGAAGCTGTGAACAAACAAACGCAGGATCCTGCGGAAGGCTGTAGCAACTGTACTGTTTTGTCAAACAAATTGCGCAAGCTGAAAAACAGAATTGTTTCTTTGgaagaaaaggcaaagaagTGGAAGGCGTCAAATCGACGATCATACTACTGCCTTAAAG TAAATGAAGAACACTTCCAGCAACTTGATGCAGAGACAGAAAAGGCTGCTGTATCAGAGGACGGTGGTAACGATGCAGAAGGAGGTTATTCATGTGAAGGGGATGttgcagaagaagaagaagattaTGAAGAAGAAGTGGAAGTAGCTGAAGAAGTAGAGGAAGATGATGACGCCTCTGAGTATGATACTGCAACAGAAACAGAAACAGATACCACTGAAACAGAAACAGAGGAAGAGCATGGGGACAAATTAAATCA GTTGTCGCTCAAGAACACCAACATCAGAACAGAGCCAAAACATATTGTCTTCCTCACTCAACTGCTGCTTCTCTTCAAATTTTGCCACATCTGCAAGGCAGATAATCCTACAGTAGAGGCCAGTGAGAATGGGACACAGGCAATCATTAGAACACATTGCAACAATCAAAAGTGTAATAAGGAGGATCTCTGGTACAGCCAGCCCCAGATGCCAGGTCTGAAAATACCTGCAGCAACCAAGGTTTTTAAGTTGTTCTCCTTCATGGGTATTGGCTGTGTCTCACTCAAGACCTTCTTTAAGTATCAGAGG ATCAAGCTTTTTCCATTGATTTATCTCTATTGGCAAAAATACCAAAGCCAGATGCTTGCCAAATTGAAGTCCCTCCAAACCGGTATTGTCATTGCTGGAGATGGCCGTCATGACAGCATGGGTCATAGTGCCAAGTTTGGGGCATACACTATTTTCTGTTGTACTGTCCCAATGATAATCCATTTCTCTCTTGTTCAA AGGAACCAAGCAGGCAGCAGCCCAGCAATGGAATTCCTTGCTTTTAAACAGTGTATGGAGTTTTTGACTGCTTATGGCCTTAACATTGGAACGTTTATATCGGACAGACATGTCTCCATTGCTAGCCATATGAAAAATGTTCTCAGCCATATTGTTCACTACTTTGACATCTGGCATCTCAAGAAAA AGATTCACAAAGTTCTTTCCAAAATAGCAAAGACAAAAGGGTGCGAGGAATTGGCAGCCTGGATAAAACCATGTGAGCGGCATCTCCACTGGAGTGCTACATCAACATTCAATGGAAATGGAAGAGTTATATGGGCAAAGTTTAAGGCATTTATGAATCATGTGGTAAACAAACACAGTAACTTTGAAGACCCCTTGTTTAACAAGTGTGCACATGGCCATCTTGAACCAAGAAAATGGTTAAGAATTG GTAGTGTGGTCTGTGAGCGGTTATGTGAGGCCCTTACAAATAGTGCTCTGATTAGAGGTATAAAGCAAGCTTCTCCACTTGCCCAGACCAGCTGCTTGGAGGGTTTCCACTCagttttgaatcattttgCACCGAAAATGATAGCTTACTCATATGCTGGCATGTACTGCAG GCATATCTTGGCCGCAGTACATTCCAactttaatttgaaaagagAGGTAAAGCACCGAGAGACAGATGGGGCTGAAAGGGTGAAAGTGTGTTAcccaaagtttaaaaatggTGAAGCAACTGTACGGAATGTGAGAGTTACCCAAAACTATG atTATGTGGAGGAGATATTCCAAACATTTATTAAAGTGAGCAAGGACGAGATAATAGATGCTGCTGCTAAGCTGCATGAAAAGACCCCTGCAGCAATGAACACTATGCTGGAGAAGCAGTCTAGAGAGGAGGCAATAAAAAGGAAGGAAGAGAGAAGTCAAATGGTGGTTAAAGATGTCCCTCCAACCACACCAG tTTCTCAGGTACCCCAAGGAAATACCCAGCAGAACAATGAGAAGAGGACACGCACATGTAAAAAGTGCAAGAATCCAATGAAAGGCCACAAAAATGTTTTAGACTgcccaaaaaataaaaagtga
- the LOC141864906 gene encoding uncharacterized protein LOC141864906 encodes MSSSEEEVQFSDENSDESPLSSSPEYEIEHESDGAFASPSASEDGDVAAAFAEEPLADAEWTAQYERERKDNEELEKHLKDRLEGTVAVSVWCGCGNCSVFLLQNIRECYCCTELEGCGQSLETDLVQQGFPPNTSLKCVTDHPGFNPVCLQKWSLRMAACKFKTKGKQQYRQKGSEERFLRSVSYREFTRLVYGRMGNTRIPLPACAYSAIRKQFPINKDENYVGFELDDD; translated from the exons ATGTCTTCATCAGAAGAAGAAGTACAGTTTAGTGACGAGAATTCAGACGAATCTCCACTTAGTTCGTCTCCAGAATACGAGATCGAACATGAAAGCGACGGCGCCTTCGCATCTCCGTCGGCGAGCGAGGATGGAGATGTTGCTGCTGCATTTGCCGAAGAACCGCTCGCAGATGCAGAATGGACAGCACAGTacgaaagagaaagaaaagataacGAAGAACTGGAGAAACATTTAAAGGATCGATTAGAGGGCACTGTAGCAGTAAGCGTGTG GTGCGGGTGTGGAAACTGCAGTGTGTTCCTTCTTCAGAACATCAGGGAATGTTATTGTTGTACGGAATTGGAAGGCTGTGGACAGTCCCTGGAAACCGATCTTGTTCAGCAAGGTTTTCCGCCGAACACTTCTCTGAAGTGCGTAACAGATCACCCCGGTTTTAACCCAGTCTGTCTTCAGAAGTGGAGCCTAAGGATGGCTGCATGCAAGTTTAAGACCAAGGGAAAGCAACAATACAGGCAAAAAGGAAGCGAAGAAAG ATTCTTGCGGAGTGTCTCATACCGTGAATTTACAAGACTTGTGTATGGCAGGATGGGAAATACAAGGATACCACTTCCTGCATGCGCTTATTCTGCGATAAGAAAGCAGTTCCCGATAAATAAGGATGAAAACTATGTTGGATTTGAACTTGATGACGACTAG